One window from the genome of Micromonospora aurantiaca ATCC 27029 encodes:
- a CDS encoding metallophosphoesterase family protein yields MAGSGLPQLLAISDLHVVHAENKAIVERLRPERDGDWLVVAGDVGEFVGDIEWALGLLSRRFAKVIWAPGNHELWTPREDPIQLRGDARYQHLVQLCRGLGVITPEDPYPVWDQQGDDPVLIAPLFLLYDYTFRPPGTYTKEQALARAHEVGVVCTDEILLHPDPYPTRDAWCRARLALTERRLTAERGGLPTVLVNHFPLVREPTRILRYPEFAQWCGTEATADWHVRFDARVAVYGHLHIPRTTWYDGVRFEEVSVGYPREWRRRSTPPGRLRRILPSAAGQPA; encoded by the coding sequence ATGGCCGGATCCGGCTTGCCTCAACTGCTCGCCATCAGCGACCTGCACGTGGTGCACGCGGAGAACAAGGCCATCGTCGAGCGGCTGCGGCCGGAGCGCGACGGCGACTGGCTCGTCGTCGCCGGCGACGTCGGGGAGTTCGTCGGCGACATCGAGTGGGCGCTGGGACTCCTCAGCCGCCGCTTCGCCAAGGTCATCTGGGCCCCCGGCAACCACGAGCTGTGGACTCCCCGCGAGGACCCGATCCAACTGCGGGGGGACGCGCGCTACCAGCACCTGGTGCAACTGTGCCGGGGGCTCGGGGTCATCACCCCGGAGGACCCGTACCCCGTCTGGGACCAGCAGGGCGACGACCCGGTCCTGATCGCGCCGCTGTTCCTGCTCTACGACTACACCTTCCGGCCCCCGGGGACGTACACGAAGGAGCAGGCCCTGGCGCGGGCCCACGAGGTCGGCGTGGTCTGCACCGACGAGATCCTGCTGCATCCGGACCCGTACCCGACGCGGGACGCCTGGTGCCGGGCGCGGCTGGCCCTGACGGAGCGGCGGCTGACCGCCGAGCGCGGCGGGCTGCCCACCGTCCTGGTCAACCACTTCCCGCTCGTGCGCGAGCCCACCCGGATCCTGCGGTACCCCGAGTTCGCCCAGTGGTGCGGCACCGAGGCCACGGCCGACTGGCACGTCCGCTTCGACGCCCGCGTCGCCGTCTACGGCCACCTGCACATCCCGCGCACCACCTGGTACGACGGGGTCCGGTTCGAAGAGGTCTCGGTCGGCTACCCACGGGAGTGGCGCCGCCGCTCGACGCCTCCCGGCCGACTGCGCCGCATCCTGCCGTCGGCCGCCGGACAGCCCGCCTGA